Proteins encoded within one genomic window of Micromonospora halotolerans:
- a CDS encoding ArsR/SmtB family transcription factor — protein sequence MSVPLYQAKAELFRTLGHPVRIRVLELLQDGSKPVRDLLAAIDVEPSNLSQQLAVLRRAGMVTSHRDGPLVVYSLSTPDVADLLAAGRRILGAVLTDRDALLDELRAGDGER from the coding sequence ATGTCCGTGCCGCTGTACCAGGCCAAGGCCGAGTTGTTCCGCACCCTCGGGCATCCGGTCCGGATCCGGGTGCTCGAACTGCTCCAGGACGGGTCGAAGCCGGTCCGCGACCTGCTCGCCGCCATCGACGTCGAGCCGTCCAACCTCTCCCAGCAGCTCGCCGTGCTGCGGCGGGCCGGCATGGTCACCTCGCACCGGGACGGTCCGCTGGTCGTGTACTCGCTCAGCACCCCCGACGTGGCCGACCTGCTCGCCGCCGGCCGGCGGATCCTCGGCGCGGTCCTCACCGACCGGGACGCCCTCCTCGACGAGCTGCGCGCCGGGGACGGGGAGCGGTGA
- a CDS encoding glycoside hydrolase family 2 protein — MSRQTLHEGWLLRAVPGPQVPPEVAGQVVPATVPGEVHTDLLAAGLIPDPYLDDNENRLGWIGRTDWVYETTVDWRPGDDERVDLVCAGLDTVATITVNGTEVGRTENQHRGHRFPVGPLLRPGANTLTVRFDSPYRYAEAHRDRLGDRPNAYPEPFHFIRKTACNFGWDWGPTLVTAGIWQEIGLHAWSVARLATVRPLVTVDGNTGRVELHVEVERTQDDPLTVHATVAGAAVEVTVPPGEHRAVATLTVRDPALWWPVGYGDQPLHDLDVTLRAADGRPLDAWSRRIGFRSVRLDTAPDAHGSAFTLHVNGVPVFVKGVNWIPDDAFPNRVTRARLAERFGQAVGANVNLLRVWGGGRYESEDFYELADERGLLVQQDFLFACAAYPEEEPFRTEVEAEAREQVTRLASHPSLVLWTGNNENIWGWYDWDWQEPLAGRTWGRGYYLDLLPTVVAELDPTRPYWPGSPWSGSEDVHPNDPAHGTTHIWDVWNTDDYTKYREYVPRFVAEFGYQAPPAYATLRRALSDEPLAPDSPGMAHHQKAADGDRKLRRGLDAHLPTPADFDDWHYLTQLNQARAIQLGVEHFRSHRPVCMGAIVWQLNDCWPVTSWSAVDGDGRRKPLWYALRRAYAARLLTVQPRDGGLALVAVNETGEAWHAPATVTRLTLTGEPRAKTAVDLDVPAYSSVVLALPAELARPDEARRELLVAEAGETAERALWFFATDREVEWPAAELDATVEPAGDAQRVRVTARTVLRDLILYPDRLHPSGQVDQALVTLLPGESTTFTVTAAERLDPAALTARPVLRCVNDLVG, encoded by the coding sequence GTGAGCCGTCAGACGCTGCACGAGGGTTGGCTGCTGCGGGCGGTGCCCGGCCCGCAGGTGCCGCCGGAGGTCGCCGGGCAGGTGGTGCCGGCGACCGTCCCCGGAGAGGTGCACACCGACCTGCTGGCGGCCGGCCTCATCCCCGACCCGTACCTCGACGACAACGAGAACCGCCTCGGCTGGATCGGCCGCACCGACTGGGTCTACGAGACCACCGTCGACTGGCGGCCCGGCGACGACGAGCGGGTCGACCTGGTCTGCGCCGGCCTGGACACGGTCGCCACGATCACCGTCAACGGCACCGAGGTCGGCCGCACCGAGAACCAGCACCGGGGCCACCGGTTCCCGGTCGGCCCACTGCTCCGGCCGGGCGCCAACACCCTCACCGTGCGCTTCGACTCGCCGTACCGCTACGCCGAGGCGCACCGGGACCGGCTCGGCGACCGGCCCAACGCGTACCCGGAGCCGTTCCACTTCATCCGCAAGACCGCCTGCAACTTCGGCTGGGACTGGGGGCCGACCCTGGTCACCGCCGGCATCTGGCAGGAGATCGGGTTGCACGCCTGGTCGGTCGCCCGGCTGGCGACCGTCCGGCCGCTGGTCACGGTCGATGGGAACACCGGCCGGGTGGAGCTGCACGTCGAGGTCGAGCGGACGCAGGACGACCCGCTCACCGTCCACGCCACCGTGGCGGGCGCCGCCGTCGAGGTCACCGTCCCGCCGGGGGAGCACCGCGCCGTCGCGACCCTCACCGTCCGCGACCCGGCGCTCTGGTGGCCCGTCGGGTACGGCGACCAGCCCCTCCACGACCTCGACGTGACCCTCCGCGCCGCCGACGGCCGGCCGCTGGACGCCTGGTCCCGCCGGATCGGCTTCCGCTCGGTACGCCTGGACACCGCCCCCGACGCGCACGGCTCCGCGTTCACCCTGCACGTCAACGGGGTGCCGGTCTTCGTGAAGGGGGTCAACTGGATCCCCGACGACGCCTTCCCCAACCGGGTCACCCGGGCCCGCCTCGCCGAGCGCTTCGGGCAGGCGGTCGGCGCGAACGTCAACCTGCTGCGGGTCTGGGGCGGCGGCCGCTACGAGTCGGAGGACTTCTACGAGCTGGCCGACGAGCGGGGCCTGCTGGTGCAGCAGGACTTCCTCTTCGCGTGCGCTGCCTACCCGGAGGAGGAGCCGTTCCGCACCGAGGTCGAGGCGGAGGCGCGGGAGCAGGTCACCCGGCTGGCGAGCCATCCGTCGCTGGTGCTCTGGACCGGCAACAACGAGAACATCTGGGGCTGGTACGACTGGGACTGGCAGGAGCCCCTGGCCGGTCGCACCTGGGGGCGCGGCTACTACCTGGACCTGCTGCCCACCGTCGTCGCCGAGCTGGACCCGACCCGGCCCTACTGGCCGGGCAGCCCCTGGTCGGGCAGCGAGGACGTGCACCCCAACGACCCGGCGCACGGCACCACGCACATCTGGGACGTGTGGAACACCGACGACTACACGAAGTACCGGGAGTACGTGCCCCGCTTCGTCGCCGAGTTCGGCTACCAGGCGCCCCCGGCGTACGCGACGCTGCGCCGGGCCCTCTCCGACGAGCCGCTCGCCCCCGACTCGCCCGGGATGGCGCACCACCAGAAGGCCGCCGACGGGGACCGGAAACTCCGGCGCGGCCTCGACGCCCACCTGCCGACGCCCGCCGACTTCGACGACTGGCACTACCTCACCCAGCTCAACCAGGCCCGGGCCATCCAGCTCGGCGTCGAGCACTTCCGCTCGCACCGGCCCGTCTGCATGGGCGCCATCGTGTGGCAGCTCAACGACTGCTGGCCGGTCACCTCCTGGTCGGCCGTCGACGGCGACGGCCGGCGCAAACCCCTCTGGTACGCGCTCCGCCGCGCCTACGCCGCCCGGCTGCTCACCGTGCAGCCGCGCGACGGCGGGCTCGCGCTGGTGGCGGTGAACGAGACCGGCGAGGCGTGGCACGCGCCGGCCACGGTCACCCGGCTCACCCTCACCGGGGAGCCGAGGGCGAAGACCGCGGTGGACCTCGACGTCCCCGCGTACTCCTCGGTGGTGCTGGCGCTGCCCGCGGAGCTGGCACGGCCGGACGAGGCCCGGCGGGAGCTGCTGGTCGCGGAGGCGGGGGAGACCGCCGAGCGGGCGCTGTGGTTCTTCGCCACCGACCGGGAGGTCGAGTGGCCCGCCGCCGAGCTGGACGCGACGGTCGAGCCGGCAGGCGACGCCCAGCGCGTCCGGGTGACCGCGCGGACGGTGCTGCGCGACCTGATCCTCTACCCGGACCGGCTGCACCCGTCGGGGCAGGTCGACCAGGCCCTGGTCACCCTGCTGCCGGGGGAGTCGACCACCTTCACGGTCACCGCGGCGGAGCGGCTCGACCCGGCGGCCCTCACCGCCCGTCCGGTCCTGCGCTGCGTCAACGACCTGGTCGGGTAG